From a single Candidatus Bathyarchaeia archaeon genomic region:
- a CDS encoding PEP-utilizing protein mobile subunit, with protein sequence MNKSVMFSFFGNEKFPVEWESEDEKKLHFWFDDAHTPHPLTPLYGSIHNAMAWEVTCTYGLSKLALPSTKGVKAKLVNGYVYPAMVPTTEEEAKKLAPIHNLVLPFYLKNVPRLWKER encoded by the coding sequence ATGAATAAATCAGTAATGTTCTCCTTCTTTGGTAATGAGAAATTTCCCGTAGAGTGGGAGAGTGAGGATGAGAAGAAACTACACTTTTGGTTCGATGATGCCCATACTCCGCACCCACTAACTCCGTTGTATGGTTCTATTCACAATGCTATGGCATGGGAAGTAACCTGCACATATGGGTTATCAAAACTTGCTCTCCCCTCTACAAAAGGAGTCAAGGCTAAACTGGTGAACGGCTATGTTTATCCGGCCATGGTTCCTACGACGGAGGAAGAGGCTAAGAAGCTCGCCCCAATACATAATCTGGTTCTCCCTTTTTACTTGAAGAATGTCCCGCGCCTGTGGAAAGAGCG